The region actttggcaaataaagaGAAACCGTTTCAAAATTCtctttcagtgttttgtgtGATAGTATGTTTGAGCCTCCAGAAATGAGCAAGTAGAAATTTCTTTTATCCAGTAATCTGTCatatatttaacattagaaGGGGATTTTTCAGAAAGTCTACcttggtgaaaaataaatatactaagTATGTTCAATTTTAGTATACTTGAGCATACTTTAAGTCAGACTAATCATGAGTATACTTCAAGTTCACTTAGGATTACTTAACTTaaagtgtgacattttggaacaactaattttgtgcttagtgtattttaatagtatttaaattgtataatttaaagtgtactaagtgTACTTTCATGTACTTTTTTGAACAACTTAAGTTACACTTAATATACTTTAAGTATATtgctttttatgaaatataaacgtgcttgattaatatattttgagtGTACTATTTTGgtgattgaattacatttaaaatatatttagaatgtattttaagtatATTGACATTACagattttatatattaataGTGTGCTTACAGTATGCTACAATTACacttttggtttattataaTTGCTAATGAAGTACAATTTTAGTTAGttaatgtcttttattattctgctttgccacTTTGTACATTACATGCTTCATACACACTACTTTTTTCAGCAgaactgaaaaagtaaaaatccagATTTGATGTAAGTTGTCACTGAAGCAAACCACAGAGGGCGCAAtgcaacaaaattaattaaattcagaaGAAGAAGTAATAGGTCGGTTCGGCGTGGGAGAGGCAAGGAGCGCGAGTTTGAACAGGAGGTTGGGGAAGCTTCGACGGAATACGATTAAAACGTTATCTGGCGAGTCATAAGTTGCATTTAAAGGTGGTTTTGGCATAATCTGGATTGTGAGTGGATTAAGATGGCTAGTTGTAGTGAGGGGCTTTTGGAAGATGAAAATATGGACACAGGATGGTCTATAGCAGAAAATAGaagaggggagggggaaaaGATAAGGTTTAAAGGGACTAAGTGCTGGTAAAAGATCTCTTGAGGATGAGGAAGAAAGAGttgaaataagaaagaaaataatgaagattttaaagtcatattaaaATTTAAGGCTGGACAGGATATGATTGGAGTAAGTCCTATCAGTTTGTCAAATGGATTAAAAAAGTTATTGGAGATGTAGAACTAGCTAAAGTCTTAAGGGATGGAAGCCTATTTAtcatttgtaaaaatgctgaGCAAAATAATAAGGCCCTAAAATTACAAATGgtgtgtaaaaaagaaatgctggaAAGAAAGGTAGTTGGGGAAGAAAGAGGAGTAAAAGGAGTAATATCAGGGATTCCTGTAGGAGAAACTTGGAggagctaaagaaaataatgaaaggaGGAGAGATTACAGGCTTTTAGGAGTGGGGAGAAAATGGACAGTACATCTACTACTGGATTTCAAAGATAGAGTTCTGCCTGATAAGGTGATGATTGGTTACATCAGCTTTAATGTAAGAGTTTATATTCCACCACCTCTCAGATGTTATAAGTGTCAAAGGTTTGGACAAACTGCGAACGTTTGTAAAGGGAAACAGATGTGATAGGGGTGGAGGTGAACAGATGGAAATAATCCTGTAAAATGTAACTGTGGAGGAAATCATACTGCTGCATATGCAGGGTGCATGGTAAGAAAAGAGGCAGCTGAAATTCAAAAAGTTCAAACTGATAAAAGAATTACTTATGCTGAAGCAGTGAGAGAAGTGAAGAATAATGATAATGatccaaaaacaaattatgaaagGAAAAGAATTGCAGACAATAATCAGTGTAGCATTACATTGAAAAAATTGATTCCTTTTCTTGCATATATCATAAATTGCTCAGAATGAGCaagaactaaaactgaaaaaataaaaatcatagtAAAGGCAGCTACAAAGTTTTTTAATGCCAAAGATTTATCTTGGGAAAAAATCCATGATGAGCTAAGAGATGAGGAAGGATCATCTGAAGCTGAGGCTTCTCAAATCATCACATAATTCTAATATTACAATGAAACGCTCGCAGTCTAATAGCAAATGGTCAGGAATTTAAAGGCTCATTAATAATCTAAATACAAAACCAGATGCAATATGCATTCAAGAAACATGGTTCAAGCCGTCATTGCAGTTTAGTGTTCATGGTTACTCAATCTTATGTAAAGACAGAATAAATGGGAATGGAGGAGGCTACCATATTTGTaaaggaaatataaaatttattcaGCTCCAAATAATATCAGATTTAGAAATTATTGCTGTAGAAATTTGGACAAATGATGggaatgttaaaataataaattattacaatcCTTGCAAACAATTAGAAAAGTTAAAACTTGAAACAATCCTAGAGCACTGGAGAGGGAAAATAGTTTGGTGTGGGAACTTCAATGCACTTTATGGAGAGATCAAGATGATTATAATGGAGGGATTTTAGAAGAgataatgaagaaaaagaattgGTAATATTAATTAACGGGGTAGGCACTCGGGTAGACTTGGTAAGAGGTAAGGAATCGGCTATTGATTTGACCTTACTTTCTCAATCTTTTGCTGATAGTTGCAGCTGGAGAGTATTTAAAGAAAGTACAATGAGAGTGATCATTATCCAATTTTTGTCAGTATAGGAAATAACATGAAATAACATTACAGagaaatattgaattatttCATAATGATGAAGAGTGTAaggattttattaatatgaagTTTTCTTTGTTAGAATTAAATAAAGCATTGAAGAATTCCAGTAAATCGACTCCTGCTAATGATCAAATCAGTTATAgtatgttaaataattttagtgATTTGagtaaagaaatattattaGAATTGTATAATAAGGTGTGGGAGGAAGGGATATTACCTGATAAATGGAAAGAAGccattattatttatattatagtATTATAGTATATTATCATTATATCATCTGTAAATCTGGTAAAGATCCTAATTCAGCTGAAAGTTATAGACTCATAGCTCTAACATCATGTTTAGgtaaaattatggaaaaaagggtaaataacagattaatttattttttagaatctAAGGAGCAGATTAAGTTTTATCAATTTGGATTTAGAAAAGGCAGAAGTACAATAGATCCTGCATTATGTCTGGAACATGAAATTAGACGGGCTCAGATTAATAAGGAGAATTTAATAGCAGTCTTCCTGGATGTGGAAAAGGCTTATGACATGTTATGGACAGAAGGGctgttgattaaaataaaacaaataggtATAAGgggtaaaatatatatatggataaaaacaaatttaactgaAAGAAATATTAGAGTAAAAATAGGTGGGGAAATAAGTTCAAAATATCAAGTTGAAAATGGTAGTATAATAAGTCCTATGCTATTTATTataatgattaatgatatttttagtaGTATAGATAAATcttttggtatcattatttgtaggtgatggttttattttgaagagggggaaaaatacaaaatttgtAAATAGGAAACTACAAGAGGCATTAAATAGTGTAGAAGCTTGGGCTTTAGAATGGAGTTTTAGATTCTCATCATCCAAGtctaaatttgttgtttttacaaataggaaattaaatattaatgtaaatCTCCAATTATATGGGGATGTTATAGAAAAGacagatcaaattaaatatttgggtATCTGGTTTGATAGAAAAAACTTATCTGGAAGATACATGTAGATAAAATAGttgagaaaagtaaaaaaaaaaaaaaagtaaatataatgAGATGTTTGAGAGGCAAAGAATGGGCAGCAGATAGAAAAGCATTAAAGACAATTTATATTGAACTAGTTAGATCAGTTTTTGATTATAGTTGTATTTTATACAATTCAGCTTCAAgtagtttattaaaaaatagatataatACAATATCAGTCATTAAGACTTTGTTGTGGAGCCATGAAAACTACCCCAGTTTCAGCTCTACAGGTTGAGATGGTGAGATGCCACTGGAGCTCAGGAGAGAACAAGTAGCCATAATTTATTGGACAAATATTAAAGGACAGAATGAAGTTCATCCTCCATATGTAACTCTGCAACCttgtcaagaaaaagaaaagaagcaaataaatagttttgggtggataataaataaagtaaaagatgTAGGAATAGATAACTTTTTAATTAGTCCTGTGGTTGTTATTCCTGTTATTCCATCATGGATCTTTGGACTGAAGTTGATTTAAACTTACTGAGAAAAGGGAGACAGTTAGAAAAAAAGGAGGTGGAAAGTTATATAAAAAGAGAATATTCAGAgtattacaaatatatacagatgCTTCTAAAATGTTAGATGGTAGAGTATGGTAGAATTTGTAATTCCAGATTTAAATAGTATGAGAAGTATAAGAATAACAGATAAATTGACAGTGTACACAGGTGAATTAATGGCAATTTTAATGGCTTTAGAGTGGATTGAGGAAACAAGAGAGAGGAaggttttaatttgttcagattcaataagtattaataaatattctAGAGTTAAATTCAGAATCATGGCAAGATATTATATTGGATATAAGTCACTCAATATTTAGGATTAAAAATTATGGTTCTCATGTTAAACTTGTTTGGATTCCTGCCCACATTGGTGTAGTATAGTAGGAAATGAGTTGGCTGATAGTTTTGCTAAGAGTGCTGCAAAAAAgaatattgttgatttaaatattaaaataagtaaaaatgaggcaaagaatattattaaaatttatatcAAGAAGAATTGGCAAAACCAGTGGGATAGAGGAGGCAATGCTAGGTTTTATTATAGCATCCAAAAAAAGTTGGGGAATTAAGGAAATGTaatagaattaaaaaagaagGTGATGTTACATCTAGAATAAGATTTGAACATACAGGATTAAATAGTACtcttaaaattattaataaacataataCAGGTTGTTGTAACTATTGTGGAAAATTAGAAACAGtccaacatatattttttagaatgtaataaatatgttcagGAAAGAGAGGTGTTACTTAAAGATTTaagtaggaataaaaataaattggataTTTGGAAATTGTTTCAGAGATCATCTGGGGATGTAGATTTTAacagtatttttagttttctaagAAGAACGGGCAATATGGGGAGATTACAATAGGTAAATGTCTGATCCATACTCCAATCtggaaggtggcggtaatgcacctagaagttgtttgccaaccgccataaagaagaagaagaagaagaagaagtaatACCTTTTTGGTTTAAAACAGCTTCCGTAGTTTCTGTGATGTTGCTTTTCGGACTTGTGTTCTCTCTGTTCCTGACagctttattatttcttcttcgggtttattttgtcttaaattcGGGATCTAATCATCCGCCCAAAACCAGAAGCCATGTTGCTGTTCTGGTCGTTGCAGGATCAGGTAAGATTCAACATGGAGGCAGAGTCGCACTGCAGGCAGGCAGTTGGTCAGAGACGCAGCCTCTTCTGCCTCACACCACCATGTCTAACCAGGTCAGGCCAGCTGTCCTGTGTTCACTTTAGTGACGGATCGTCAGTAAAAAGAATCTGGTGATCAAGGCTCCCTGGGTGATGCAGCTGCATGTTGATTTAgtttctcttcctgtttgtttgctcTTCGTGTTTCTAGGTGGTCACACCACAGAGATCATGCGGTTGATGGAGAGCCTCTCTGCTGCCTACACACCTCGACACTACGTGATCGCTGACACTGACAAGATGAGTGAGGAGAAAATTGTCGCCTTTGAAAGTTCTAAACCACAGTCGCACACTGACGTCCAGGTAAAGGCATTGACGTGTCGACTGTACTGTAGCAGGAAGAACCAGAGCAGCTGTTGAAACCTATCGTTGAAACCAAAAgttcactgaatgaaaagacATCttattttctcactgtctgaagttaaatcagaggGAACTTCTCGTTTTAGATCAGTTCGAATTACCTGAAAGATTTATGTACTAAATGCCACAATGAGAGCGAGCGAGAGAGAATATGTCAaggattttctttaattaacgACTTCAAAATCAGAGGCTTAAGTACAGAATGATTACTATTTCTGTAAACAATGACCGAAAACCCAGATAATGACATCATGGGTTTGCAAACTTTTGATTGACTGACAGAGTTAATTGGAGGTAGATCTGGAAaaccctgctttctgtgacatCATCCTTTCATCCTTTCATATGCTCAGAAATTAGTCAAAATATCAGGAAGATAATTGTGGAGCTTCACCAGTCTAGTTCAGCCTTGAGAACAATTTCTACATGCTCAAAACGTACTACCTTCATCTGCTCAAACAGTTATGCAAGTATAGACATGATGGGAAAGTCCAAACATCATAATGCTCAGGAATTAGATGGGTTCTGgtccaaaatgtgcagattATATATAACATAGTATTTTTCAGACAGTCTTCATGATGGCATTGTTGAGCAATCTGATGGCCAGTGGGAGACAACTATTTCTGAGCCTGGCTGTTCCTCAGCGGATGCTACAGACTCTCCTGCCAGACGGCAACCAGATGAACAGACCATGGAGAGGATGGGTGGAATCAGAGAGGATCTGGTTTGCTCTGGCTACGCAGCGACTGTGTGCAATGTTCTGGATAGGGAGGAGTGGAGTTCCAATGAAACTCTCCGCTGTCTTTACCTGTCTTCGCAGAGATTTCCAGTCTGAGGCCTTGCGGCTTCCAGACCAGATGGAGATACTGCTGGTCAGCAGACTCTCAATGGTTCCTCTGTAGAAGGTGGAGaggatgggggggggggagggaagCTCTTCTCACCCGTCACTGAAAGTGCAGGTGCTGCTGTGCCTTTTTCACCAGTGAAGTGATATGAGTTGTCCAGCCAAGGTTGTCTGTAATGTGAACCCCCAGGAACTTAATGCTGCTGACAGTCTCCACTGCTTTAGGTCTCCACTACCTATATAGGTGGAATACATGCACACATGTTCATGACatactttgattaaattaatttctcttagaactcaaaaataaaacacaaaagttttattttgacctCATCTGACCACATAACTTTCTCCCATGACTCCTCTGGATCATCCAAATGGTTCAGGGTAAACTTAAGACATGTGCTGATTTAAGCAGGGGAACCTTTTGTGTCATGCATGATTTTAAACCATGACTTAGCTAAATATTAATGTATGACCCACAGTAAGCTTGGAAAGCAGCACAAAATTGCCTGCACTCAGCCGGATTAGTATGATGGTAAGAAAGCTAAGcaaataatccaaaaataagtaaagtctTTGGGCTAGCGGTGGAAGAGGCTGGGTTCTGCTCTCACTGTTGAACCGCCGCGGCGACGCGCTACTGAGACATAATATTTCCAACGTAGCGCAGTTCCCACTCCACCAAACAGTAATCTCTTACATTGAACacctgcttaaagctgcagcatgtaacttagaaattagtttttacatATGAATTAAAACTTTTGCTATGTCCTAACGTACATCTTTTGGGTCGGGAGGGGTGTTGGTGACCATCTCCAGCTGTCATTGGGCGAGAGGcgaggtacaccctggacaggtcgcccgTCCATCATGGGatagatgatctgtgaaaaaaattgagctcctctgctttctccctgTATTCTGCAGAATTACACCACTAGATCAGAGTCAGCATAAAACGTAGAATTTTGATTTAGTAACTaaggattgtttattttgatgcaacctACATTTGACTCTAaatgaatgtttccttttttattttatataggcagtgttgtgatatttatttgactttatgtatattttagtGTGAAAGTCTAACTATTAAATAGTAACgttcaaaaaacatttgactgaGCGTTTGTCAATATTAGCTGATTTTATGGTTTCGTTTTGCCAGATTACATAGCAGCATTTATACCTAAAGCAAAAAACGAACAGCCAATCCATGTGATCAGTATCAGTGATCGACAGTGATCGACCCTCATGGGTGATCGGAATTCTCAGTAATAAACTTGATTGGAGCATTCCTAAACAGGACTGATTGTTTTTGCCAATACTtattctttgctcttttgttaTAATGTGTAGCCAGAGCAACAAGGTGGTTTACAACAGGGAGCAGCTGCCTTACATagcataaaatcaagaaaattatgggcaaccctgaccatcctctttatgaaactgcctttaaaaaaatcagtggaAGGC is a window of Xiphophorus maculatus strain JP 163 A chromosome 21, X_maculatus-5.0-male, whole genome shotgun sequence DNA encoding:
- the alg14 gene encoding UDP-N-acetylglucosamine transferase subunit ALG14 homolog isoform X4, whose translation is MLLFGLVFSLFLTALLFLLRVYFVLNSGSNHPPKTRSHVAVLVVAGSGGHTTEIMRLMESLSAAYTPRHYVIADTDKMSEEKIVAFESSKPQSHTDVQFTINRIPRSREVAQSWSSSVVSTLSALRYSLPLVFRLQPDVVSGKEQSKL
- the alg14 gene encoding UDP-N-acetylglucosamine transferase subunit ALG14 homolog isoform X2; the encoded protein is MLLFGLVFSLFLTALLFLLRVYFVLNSGSNHPPKTRSHVAVLVVAGSGGHTTEIMRLMESLSAAYTPRHYVIADTDKMSEEKIVAFESSKPQSHTDVQFTINRIPRSREVAQSWSSSVVSTLSALRYSLPLVFRLQPDVNCNLPGIPEVQDVQNSETWPR
- the alg14 gene encoding UDP-N-acetylglucosamine transferase subunit ALG14 homolog isoform X3, whose protein sequence is MLLFGLVFSLFLTALLFLLRVYFVLNSGSNHPPKTRSHVAVLVVAGSGGHTTEIMRLMESLSAAYTPRHYVIADTDKMSEEKIVAFESSKPQSHTDVQFTINRIPRSREVAQSWSSSVVSTLSALRYSLPLVFRLQPDVVCRARSAAVLKVI